The following are encoded in a window of Penaeus vannamei isolate JL-2024 chromosome 17, ASM4276789v1, whole genome shotgun sequence genomic DNA:
- the LOC113821384 gene encoding U-scoloptoxin(01)-Cw1a: MKTCLIVLAFLGMAAAVPGLRHRRDSFPFLFELPSNASLILGGIQTGFECGDLPYGYYADTSNNCAIYHVCLPYIDNDLYVTRHFSFLCGAGTMFDQERLVCDFPENSVACQESTSFRRVNEYFGRPVNFLEK; this comes from the exons ATGAAGACTTGTCTAATCG TCCTCGCCTTCCTCGGCATGGCTGCCGCCGTCCCCGGCCTCCGCCACCGCCGcgactccttccccttcctcttcgagCTGCCCTCCAACGCCTCCCTCATCCTGGGCGGCATCCAGACCGGCTTCGAGTGCGGCGACCTCCCCTACGGATACTACGCTGACACCTCCAACAACTGCGCCATCTACCACGTGTGTCTGCCCTACATCGACAACGACCTGTACGTGACCCGCCACTTCTCCTTCCTGTGCGGCGCAGGCACCATGTTCGACCAGGAGCGCCTCGTGTGCGACTTCCCCGAGAACTCCGTTGCCTGCCAAGAATCCACCTCCTTCAGGAGGGTTAATGAGTACTTCGGCCGCCCCGTCAACTTCCTTGAGAAGTAA
- the LOC113821383 gene encoding U-scoloptoxin(01)-Cw1a: MKFLVAVCLLAGVALALPSRERRDSSELFFNLPANASLLLGGINTGFSCGDLPYGMYADEANNCAIFHVCLPYLDSDTYVTRHFSFLCGEGTMFDQERLICDYPENSIACSESVNYRRSNEYFGRDVNFLE, from the exons ATGAAATTCCTCGTAGCTG TGTGCCTCCTCGCGGGCGTGGCTCTCGCCCTGCCGAGCCGCGAGCGTCGGGACTCTAGCGAACTGTTCTTCAATCTTCCTGCCAACGCCTCGCTGCTTCTCGGAGGAATCAACACTG GTTTCAGTTGCGGCGATCTTCCCTACGGCATGTACGCTGACGAGGCCAACAACTGCGCCATCTTCCACGTGTGTCTGCCTTACCTCGACAGCGACACGTACGTCACCCGCCACTTCTCCTTCCTGTGCGGCGAGGGCACCATGTTCGACCAG GAACGGCTTATCTGCGACTACCCCGAGAACTCCATCGCGTGCTCTGAGTCAGTCAACTACAGGAGGTCCAACGAGTACTTCGGTCGCGACGTCAACTTCCTCGAATAG